One genomic window of Leptospira paudalimensis includes the following:
- a CDS encoding prepilin peptidase, protein MDFFEDTNWFFLWKLSTVTILFLFGGALASFYTTLADRILYYCYEKGRKEFQGFKRWQVIFTKPSHCPECKTPITKLYLVPIFGWFLTKGKCDHCQINVPKLYPLSEFLFGIIAVVVYSISDSLFGTICLLFLFGHLLISMMTDAKKLSLDYENLPFLFGFGFLSNFLLFGETIGLEHLFVYLSFFAFYLVIYLVFRGGTGLGDVLFSPVFAAIAGNPFWIVYLNTSYLLAVTFSLVLRKKGEPLKGTKVPMGLYFSIGLFFTFFCKLIVHNYEWEGFSDLWNQ, encoded by the coding sequence GTGGACTTTTTCGAAGATACAAATTGGTTTTTTCTTTGGAAACTTTCCACAGTCACCATCTTGTTTTTGTTTGGTGGTGCACTTGCTAGTTTTTATACCACACTCGCTGACCGAATTTTATATTACTGTTATGAAAAAGGAAGAAAAGAGTTCCAAGGTTTCAAACGTTGGCAAGTAATTTTTACAAAACCAAGCCACTGCCCCGAATGTAAAACTCCCATAACCAAACTCTATTTGGTTCCCATTTTTGGTTGGTTTTTAACGAAAGGAAAATGTGATCATTGTCAGATCAACGTTCCCAAACTCTACCCCTTATCTGAATTTTTATTTGGAATCATTGCAGTGGTTGTGTATTCCATTTCTGATTCCCTTTTTGGTACAATTTGCCTTCTATTTTTATTTGGCCACCTTCTCATTTCCATGATGACAGATGCAAAAAAATTATCTCTCGATTATGAAAACCTTCCCTTCCTTTTCGGTTTTGGATTTTTGTCGAACTTCCTTTTGTTTGGTGAAACCATTGGACTCGAACATTTGTTTGTGTATTTGAGTTTTTTCGCTTTTTATCTTGTCATCTATCTCGTGTTTCGTGGTGGGACGGGTCTAGGGGACGTACTTTTTTCACCTGTTTTTGCTGCCATTGCAGGGAATCCCTTTTGGATCGTGTATCTGAATACATCCTATTTACTTGCCGTTACCTTTAGTTTGGTACTTCGAAAAAAAGGAGAACCACTCAAAGGAACAAAAGTTCCCATGGGACTCTATTTTTCGATTGGACTCTTTTTTACTTTTTTTTGCAAACTCATCGTTCACAATTATGAATGGGAAGGATTTTCAGATTTATGGAACCAATAA
- the pdxH gene encoding pyridoxamine 5'-phosphate oxidase yields MNDLAHMRQTYKRSVLSENTAGTDPLALFSLWFSEAKEEGEPEPNAMSLATVDRDGQPSVRIVLLKGLIRNEFQFFTNYHSDKGKNISENNRVALNFFWPKLERQIRIEGIASKIPKEESERYFAIRPRESQIGAHTSNQSSVVPSREYLEEKFASLSKEWEGKEIPMPEFWGGYSVSPTKIEFWQGRVGRLHDRILFEKQKHEWLRSRLSP; encoded by the coding sequence ATAAATGACCTAGCACATATGCGCCAAACATACAAACGTTCTGTTCTTTCAGAAAACACAGCTGGAACTGATCCTTTGGCACTGTTTTCCCTTTGGTTTTCCGAAGCAAAAGAAGAAGGAGAACCAGAACCCAATGCTATGAGCCTAGCCACGGTAGACAGAGATGGACAACCAAGCGTACGGATTGTACTTCTAAAAGGATTAATCCGTAATGAATTTCAATTTTTCACGAACTACCATTCTGATAAAGGCAAAAACATCAGTGAAAACAATCGAGTGGCTTTGAATTTTTTTTGGCCAAAACTAGAAAGGCAAATTCGCATTGAAGGGATCGCAAGTAAAATTCCAAAAGAAGAATCAGAACGTTATTTTGCAATTCGCCCAAGAGAATCGCAAATCGGAGCTCACACATCAAACCAAAGTTCGGTGGTGCCATCGAGAGAATATTTAGAAGAAAAATTTGCCTCACTTTCCAAAGAATGGGAAGGAAAGGAAATTCCGATGCCAGAGTTTTGGGGAGGGTATTCTGTATCCCCTACCAAAATCGAATTTTGGCAAGGAAGAGTAGGAAGATTACACGATCGCATTTTATTTGAAAAACAAAAACACGAGTGGCTTAGGTCAAGGCTCTCCCCATAA
- a CDS encoding bifunctional 3,4-dihydroxy-2-butanone-4-phosphate synthase/GTP cyclohydrolase II translates to MIRPIEEAIEEIRQGKMIILVDSEDRENEGDLVCASQFADKDKINFMATHGRGLICVPMERERLQSLGLGKMVDDLSLGDKHGTAFTVSVDAKQGTTTGISAHDRAKTVEVLLDPNTKPDDLMRPGHLFPLQAVTGGVLRRAGHTEAAVDLSKLAGLYPSGVICEIMNDDGSMARIPDLEKFAKTHGLNIYTIEDLIRYRRHKEKLIHLEVEANLPTEFGDFKIKAYSTQIDDKIHMALVKGEIDPNKPVLVRVHSECLTGDIFSSQRCDCGPQLHNALRMIEKEGTGVLLYMRQEGRGIGIINKLKAYSLQEGGLDTVEANEKLGFAPDLREYGIGAQILRDIGVKQMKLITNNPRKIVGLEGYNLHVTERVPIEIDPVEENSRYLQTKKTKLGHLLNLHG, encoded by the coding sequence ATGATACGTCCGATCGAAGAAGCAATCGAAGAAATCCGCCAAGGCAAAATGATCATCCTCGTCGACTCTGAAGACAGGGAAAATGAAGGAGATTTGGTCTGCGCTTCCCAATTTGCAGACAAAGACAAAATCAATTTTATGGCGACCCATGGACGGGGACTCATTTGTGTCCCAATGGAGAGAGAAAGGTTACAGAGCCTGGGGCTTGGCAAAATGGTCGATGATTTATCCCTCGGTGACAAACATGGAACTGCCTTTACTGTTTCGGTTGATGCCAAACAGGGTACAACAACAGGAATCTCTGCTCATGACAGAGCAAAAACAGTTGAAGTTTTACTCGATCCAAATACAAAACCGGATGACTTGATGCGTCCAGGTCATTTATTTCCCTTACAAGCCGTGACTGGTGGTGTTTTACGAAGAGCGGGTCATACCGAAGCAGCTGTCGACTTATCTAAGTTAGCAGGTCTTTATCCAAGTGGTGTCATTTGTGAAATCATGAATGATGATGGATCAATGGCAAGGATTCCTGATTTGGAAAAATTTGCAAAAACTCATGGTCTAAATATATATACCATCGAAGACCTGATCCGATACCGCCGACACAAAGAAAAACTCATTCACTTAGAAGTAGAAGCAAATCTTCCAACCGAGTTTGGTGATTTTAAAATCAAAGCATATTCCACTCAGATTGATGATAAAATTCATATGGCTCTTGTGAAAGGTGAAATCGATCCAAATAAACCAGTACTAGTAAGAGTGCATAGTGAGTGTTTGACTGGAGATATTTTTTCATCTCAACGTTGTGATTGTGGACCTCAACTTCATAACGCCCTTCGAATGATCGAAAAAGAAGGAACTGGTGTCCTACTTTACATGAGACAAGAAGGACGTGGGATTGGAATCATCAATAAACTAAAAGCATATTCCTTACAAGAAGGTGGCCTGGATACAGTAGAAGCCAATGAAAAATTAGGTTTTGCTCCTGACCTCAGGGAATATGGAATTGGGGCACAAATCCTACGAGACATCGGGGTAAAACAGATGAAACTCATCACGAATAACCCTCGTAAGATTGTAGGACTTGAAGGATACAATTTGCATGTTACGGAGAGAGTGCCGATTGAAATTGATCCTGTTGAAGAAAATTCTCGTTATTTACAGACGAAAAAAACAAAATTAGGTCATCTGCTCAACCTGCACGGTTAA
- a CDS encoding STAS domain-containing protein, with protein MELKLNTTGKIKTIEIAGKFDIESTEEFESIFNKLIESSPSLVSVEMSRLDYIDSSGIGSLIKSLNSLKNKKGKLLLVGMKPMIQNVFKLAKLDMFFEILSSSDFQTRYVDGDSDDSDIDDLLKRN; from the coding sequence TTGGAGCTAAAATTAAACACCACAGGGAAGATCAAAACGATAGAAATCGCAGGTAAGTTTGATATCGAATCAACAGAAGAATTTGAATCGATTTTTAACAAACTCATCGAATCCAGCCCAAGTCTTGTTTCGGTAGAAATGAGTCGGCTGGATTACATTGACTCTTCCGGAATTGGATCTCTCATCAAAAGCCTTAATTCCTTAAAAAACAAAAAAGGAAAACTCCTCCTCGTTGGAATGAAACCGATGATCCAAAACGTTTTCAAACTCGCTAAACTGGATATGTTTTTTGAGATTCTGAGTAGTTCCGATTTTCAAACGAGGTACGTCGACGGGGATTCTGATGATTCCGACATTGACGATTTACTAAAAAGAAATTAA
- a CDS encoding riboflavin synthase, with protein sequence MFTGLVETLGKVIQIEPIDSGIQFTVVTEWENPDIKLGDSIAINGACMTVTKFSDLGNIFQFYASFKSLELTNLSRLGEGSVVNLERAMAMGQRFGGHMVQGHVDGVAKVISRKQIENEVEEFWVEIPEDLRRFFVKKGSVTLDGISLTVVDIEDGKIQLILIPETMQKTNAKFWKVDGKLNVEVDVLAKYIENYLAKRGES encoded by the coding sequence ATGTTTACAGGCCTTGTTGAAACTCTTGGAAAAGTCATCCAAATTGAACCCATTGATTCTGGGATCCAATTTACTGTTGTTACAGAATGGGAGAATCCTGATATAAAATTAGGTGATTCCATTGCTATCAATGGCGCTTGTATGACAGTTACCAAATTTTCTGATTTGGGGAATATTTTTCAGTTTTATGCATCTTTTAAGTCTTTGGAACTAACCAACTTATCGAGATTAGGGGAAGGATCTGTTGTCAATCTAGAACGAGCTATGGCCATGGGACAACGGTTTGGTGGTCATATGGTCCAAGGCCATGTCGATGGAGTTGCAAAAGTCATCAGCCGAAAACAAATTGAAAATGAAGTCGAAGAGTTTTGGGTGGAGATCCCAGAAGACCTACGCCGGTTTTTTGTGAAAAAAGGTTCCGTCACATTGGATGGAATCAGCTTAACCGTTGTAGATATTGAAGATGGCAAAATCCAACTCATCCTTATACCAGAAACCATGCAAAAAACAAATGCGAAGTTTTGGAAAGTAGATGGAAAACTCAATGTGGAAGTGGATGTACTTGCCAAATACATTGAAAACTATTTGGCAAAAAGAGGGGAATCGTAA
- a CDS encoding bifunctional diaminohydroxyphosphoribosylaminopyrimidine deaminase/5-amino-6-(5-phosphoribosylamino)uracil reductase RibD, translating into MGKTGGNPPVSAVLTNENGDVLEKAHTQEFGGNHAERELFSLFAKKHSQSQIRPNPIPSDSILSVSLEPCTHFGKTPPCRDLVIEYQPKELLVGWKDPNPLITSGDWSSYKQKGIQVRLDPVLANTSLPFLQGFLKRMKTGSPWVWIKVATSKEGNYTSSDYRKERVSGEDSDIYLQMLRGKFDAVAVGPNTLKVDEPSLNFRITDSMIKIAGILKRVTELIPFFDAASHLFSALSQWGKESVVTHQLEEEKYQPYRVFVLDMKALPSESFWKKQEELNERYAKKLCLFFQLNNENGVGIRNGLPDQIKSKIETLSSHPVFPIEKTDGNLFLQTLGKIGINTVLCEAGSFFPNFLEKELAEEDCILEIRNLEKSIPDGIPFLYHNEPIHSEFAIGSNSIFIRKPKRRI; encoded by the coding sequence ATGGGCAAAACCGGTGGAAACCCCCCTGTCTCAGCAGTTCTTACCAATGAAAATGGGGATGTGTTAGAAAAAGCACATACCCAAGAATTTGGAGGAAACCACGCTGAAAGGGAACTTTTCTCCTTATTTGCAAAAAAACATTCCCAATCCCAAATTAGACCCAACCCAATCCCTTCAGATTCCATTTTATCTGTTAGCCTTGAACCTTGTACTCATTTTGGAAAAACACCACCTTGCCGAGATTTGGTGATAGAATACCAACCGAAAGAATTACTTGTGGGATGGAAGGACCCAAATCCACTAATTACATCTGGAGATTGGTCTTCTTACAAACAAAAGGGGATTCAAGTTCGATTGGATCCCGTTCTTGCAAATACATCCTTACCTTTTTTACAAGGGTTTCTCAAACGTATGAAAACTGGATCCCCTTGGGTTTGGATCAAAGTTGCCACTTCGAAAGAAGGGAATTATACAAGTTCTGATTATCGAAAAGAAAGAGTCAGTGGCGAAGACTCAGACATATATTTACAAATGTTACGTGGGAAATTTGATGCAGTAGCAGTGGGTCCTAATACATTAAAAGTCGACGAACCATCGTTAAATTTTAGAATCACTGATTCTATGATTAAGATAGCTGGAATTCTCAAACGAGTTACAGAACTTATTCCATTTTTTGACGCAGCTAGCCATTTGTTTTCTGCACTTTCTCAGTGGGGGAAAGAATCTGTTGTAACTCATCAATTAGAAGAAGAAAAATACCAACCTTACCGTGTCTTTGTTTTAGACATGAAAGCCCTTCCCAGTGAGTCGTTTTGGAAAAAACAAGAAGAACTGAACGAACGGTATGCTAAAAAACTTTGCCTTTTTTTCCAACTTAACAATGAAAATGGTGTTGGTATTCGGAATGGTTTACCAGATCAAATCAAATCTAAAATTGAAACCCTTTCTTCCCATCCTGTATTTCCAATTGAAAAAACGGATGGGAATTTGTTTTTACAAACATTGGGTAAAATTGGCATTAATACTGTGTTATGTGAGGCGGGAAGTTTTTTCCCAAATTTTTTAGAGAAAGAACTCGCAGAGGAAGATTGTATTTTGGAGATACGGAATTTGGAAAAATCGATTCCCGATGGAATTCCATTTTTGTATCATAATGAACCAATTCACTCTGAATTTGCAATTGGTTCCAATTCTATTTTCATTCGGAAACCAAAAAGGAGAATTTAA
- the secF gene encoding protein translocase subunit SecF has protein sequence MRNINFTKYKYFTLSLSFLAIVFGFVVTFSKYGGFAHSLDFNGGLRTVVELPKDKTRTDIETYFQSKQIEAVVILLEKEKNIYQLDIGLGSLPTIEALYKEIPEDKRESSTSAIDRFVQLLRFEFNLPKEKVLSADQVGAVVGGELTEVGITLLLTTLAIILLYLSIRSQFKFALASAIALVHDILMTLALIGFLQIKPSVPIIAALLTLLGYSINDKIVVFDRIRENAHGKDNLALSNIINVSIAQTLGRTINTSFTTMISVVAIIVGGAAELYDFAFVLLFGVIVGTYSSIYIAAPISEIYDQLRKKKFA, from the coding sequence ATGCGTAATATCAATTTCACGAAGTATAAATACTTCACTCTTAGTCTTTCTTTCTTAGCAATTGTATTTGGTTTTGTTGTGACATTTTCGAAATACGGTGGGTTTGCTCACTCTCTCGATTTTAATGGGGGACTTCGTACGGTTGTTGAACTCCCAAAAGACAAAACAAGAACTGATATCGAAACATATTTCCAATCCAAACAAATTGAAGCTGTTGTGATTTTACTGGAAAAGGAAAAGAATATTTACCAATTGGATATTGGTCTCGGCTCCCTCCCTACAATTGAAGCTCTCTATAAAGAAATCCCTGAGGACAAAAGAGAATCTTCTACGTCGGCGATTGACAGGTTTGTTCAACTTTTACGTTTTGAGTTTAACCTTCCTAAAGAAAAAGTTTTATCTGCAGACCAAGTAGGTGCAGTTGTTGGTGGAGAATTAACAGAGGTTGGAATCACCTTACTTTTAACTACACTTGCCATCATCCTATTGTATTTGAGCATTCGATCGCAGTTTAAGTTTGCCCTTGCATCAGCTATTGCTCTTGTTCATGATATTTTGATGACACTTGCTCTCATCGGATTTTTACAAATCAAACCAAGTGTACCGATCATTGCAGCACTGCTTACGCTACTTGGATATTCTATCAATGATAAAATTGTGGTGTTTGACAGGATTCGAGAAAATGCACATGGAAAAGATAATTTAGCTCTTTCCAATATCATCAATGTATCGATTGCACAAACTCTTGGTAGAACTATCAATACATCGTTTACAACAATGATCTCCGTTGTGGCTATCATTGTAGGCGGAGCAGCAGAATTGTATGACTTTGCCTTTGTATTACTATTTGGTGTAATCGTTGGAACTTATTCTTCCATTTACATTGCAGCTCCCATTTCTGAGATTTATGACCAACTCAGGAAGAAAAAGTTCGCTTAA
- the secD gene encoding protein translocase subunit SecD has protein sequence MQSYRLLLLPFFILVVSFTILYPNFADRTLKVVVREDVYSLPEADQKTLVSGLFDRWEKDYGKSSGWTIEPKGTLPPKENPFYTIQGRFITSAKINQISQENQSLVNESKNKLEPTWIENMIRGGKSLSIKLGLDLQGGMRVVLKGDFEDYTSKLRDLYAKEITELNLTLNNQAAKPEEKEKAKNRLSEIESSFDLSPMRKIVELEKAKMIIDNRLTTQNLTEPQVRIQKEQDAIEVSLPGVSNSAAILEILQNTETVEYRLEEPNPFTFKSQIAENERRMMDLGQREKTDIYLFQELVKNKAGKKAQDEFLAELERKYNIPKDYKVYAMWARGNSAKSTLLPRSFVVLERKIALSGNDMTNAQPSYNSNSYGWMVSFTLTPNGAEKFFDLTSENRGRNLAIVWGDKVISNPVINDPIAGGRAEISGSFSEQEAIRLANVISEGALPIPLSVLEMRFIGPTLGIESIEVGVKAVAIGFFLVMVYMIFYYRLGGFIADLSLLVNIIILAALLTLMDFTLTLPGIAGIILTAGMAVDANVIIYERIREEIEEGRALSIAVTRGFENAFWTIMDANVTTLIAGILMIRLGNGPIKGFAITLCWGIVTTLFTSLFLSRLFMELSVNRMGIHHLNLRPFFFGKKEGKHA, from the coding sequence TTGCAATCGTATCGACTCTTACTTCTACCGTTTTTCATATTAGTGGTATCCTTTACCATTTTATACCCAAACTTTGCCGACCGTACTTTAAAAGTGGTTGTGAGAGAGGATGTGTATTCACTTCCTGAAGCAGATCAAAAGACGCTTGTTAGTGGGCTTTTTGATCGTTGGGAAAAAGATTATGGAAAAAGTTCTGGTTGGACCATCGAACCAAAAGGAACACTCCCTCCTAAAGAAAATCCTTTTTATACAATACAGGGACGTTTTATCACTTCTGCTAAAATTAACCAAATTTCCCAAGAGAACCAAAGTCTTGTGAATGAATCCAAAAACAAATTGGAACCTACATGGATTGAAAATATGATCCGTGGCGGAAAATCTTTATCCATCAAACTTGGTCTCGACTTACAAGGTGGGATGAGAGTTGTTTTAAAAGGGGATTTTGAGGATTATACTTCAAAATTACGTGATTTGTATGCAAAAGAAATTACGGAATTAAATCTTACATTGAACAACCAAGCGGCAAAACCTGAAGAGAAAGAAAAAGCTAAAAATCGACTTTCTGAAATTGAATCTAGTTTTGATTTATCTCCGATGCGTAAGATCGTTGAGTTAGAAAAAGCAAAGATGATCATTGATAATCGTCTCACAACTCAAAACCTAACAGAACCACAAGTTAGGATCCAAAAAGAACAAGATGCGATCGAAGTTTCCCTTCCTGGTGTTTCTAACTCCGCTGCGATTTTAGAAATTTTACAAAACACGGAAACTGTTGAATACCGCTTAGAAGAACCAAATCCATTTACATTCAAATCTCAAATTGCTGAAAACGAGAGACGAATGATGGATCTTGGACAAAGAGAAAAAACTGATATTTATTTATTCCAAGAACTTGTAAAAAACAAAGCAGGGAAAAAAGCCCAAGATGAGTTTTTGGCTGAACTAGAAAGAAAATACAATATTCCAAAAGATTACAAAGTGTATGCGATGTGGGCTCGTGGGAATTCTGCTAAGTCAACGTTACTCCCTAGAAGTTTTGTAGTTTTGGAACGTAAAATTGCCCTCTCTGGCAATGATATGACCAATGCACAACCATCTTATAATTCCAATTCCTATGGATGGATGGTAAGTTTCACCCTAACACCAAATGGTGCTGAGAAATTTTTTGACCTAACTTCTGAAAACCGAGGCCGTAACCTAGCAATTGTTTGGGGTGATAAAGTGATCTCCAATCCTGTGATCAATGATCCAATTGCTGGTGGTCGTGCCGAAATTTCTGGAAGTTTTTCTGAACAAGAAGCCATTCGTTTGGCAAACGTAATTTCAGAAGGGGCATTACCGATTCCACTTTCCGTTTTGGAAATGCGTTTTATTGGACCAACCCTTGGGATTGAATCCATTGAAGTGGGTGTAAAGGCTGTTGCGATTGGATTTTTCTTAGTGATGGTTTATATGATCTTCTATTACCGCTTAGGTGGTTTTATTGCTGATCTTTCCTTACTTGTGAATATCATCATCCTTGCGGCTCTTTTAACACTTATGGATTTTACGCTTACCCTTCCAGGGATTGCGGGGATCATCTTAACAGCTGGTATGGCAGTCGATGCAAACGTAATTATCTATGAAAGGATACGAGAAGAAATCGAAGAAGGAAGGGCATTGTCCATTGCTGTTACGAGGGGTTTTGAAAATGCCTTCTGGACCATTATGGATGCAAACGTCACAACTTTAATTGCAGGGATTTTAATGATCCGCCTTGGAAATGGACCTATCAAAGGTTTTGCGATCACACTTTGTTGGGGTATCGTGACAACACTTTTCACATCCTTATTTTTATCTCGTTTGTTTATGGAACTTTCTGTGAACCGAATGGGAATCCATCATTTGAACTTAAGGCCTTTTTTCTTTGGAAAAAAAGAGGGTAAACATGCGTAA
- a CDS encoding SRP-less Sec system protein produces MKSFFSLILLLVFTTSLLSQEGLDFLDKVNDKPKTTTKPKEDSVQTTTKKQTNVVTQTGTTTGKKKKSKKKSKQNQLATETVPQNNNLVANQNGNPVVVEKTLNPVEKQPLVTEEEEVVTNANWLDPQVSVEPSGLPGFASDLKLANTEVTNVASESNGNKDSGKSFFNFSDFFAKYKKAMMILGIIILFAFYRLRSARPSSSSRSYRR; encoded by the coding sequence ATGAAATCATTCTTCTCCCTAATACTGCTTCTAGTTTTTACAACATCCCTCTTATCACAAGAGGGTTTGGATTTTTTGGATAAGGTGAATGATAAACCTAAAACTACCACTAAACCCAAGGAAGATTCAGTCCAAACAACAACCAAAAAACAAACAAACGTTGTAACTCAGACTGGAACCACAACAGGGAAGAAGAAAAAATCCAAAAAGAAATCAAAACAAAACCAACTGGCTACAGAAACCGTTCCACAAAATAATAATTTGGTGGCGAACCAAAATGGTAATCCAGTGGTTGTGGAAAAAACTTTGAATCCAGTGGAAAAACAACCATTGGTGACCGAAGAGGAAGAAGTTGTAACCAACGCAAATTGGTTAGATCCACAAGTCTCTGTAGAACCGTCTGGACTTCCAGGTTTTGCTTCTGACTTAAAATTAGCAAATACTGAAGTTACGAATGTTGCATCTGAATCAAATGGAAACAAAGATTCAGGAAAATCATTCTTTAACTTTTCCGATTTTTTTGCAAAATACAAAAAAGCAATGATGATCCTTGGAATCATCATTCTATTTGCTTTTTATAGACTTAGATCCGCACGTCCAAGCTCTAGCAGCCGTTCATATAGAAGATAA
- the yajC gene encoding preprotein translocase subunit YajC, with protein MLNLDFLTSQFLILAQEEGAKSSLQSLIIIPIMLVAMYFLVILPNKKEEKKRKEMITNLQKGDTVVTSSGLHGKIVEFKDNNETVVLNVAANTNVTFDTSAILKKKA; from the coding sequence ATGCTCAATTTAGATTTTCTCACATCCCAATTCCTAATCCTTGCCCAAGAAGAAGGAGCTAAGTCTTCTCTTCAGTCGCTCATCATCATTCCGATCATGCTCGTGGCAATGTACTTTCTTGTGATCCTCCCTAACAAAAAGGAAGAGAAAAAAAGAAAAGAAATGATCACGAACCTCCAAAAAGGAGATACTGTTGTGACAAGTAGTGGCCTTCACGGTAAAATCGTAGAGTTCAAAGACAATAATGAAACAGTTGTTTTGAATGTGGCAGCGAATACAAATGTAACATTTGATACTAGCGCTATCCTCAAGAAAAAAGCATAA
- the trpD gene encoding anthranilate phosphoribosyltransferase: MTALTSKEILGQVVSGHHLVDTHAEYFLNEVMDGKVSEPVLASFLTAMKMKGETTDELYGFVRAMRNHAIKPNTKFGFDFLDTCGTGGDGKGTLNVSTLSALTLASLGHKVAKHGNRSVSSLSGSSDILSKLGYPLEQTHETCEAEFVRTGFVFLFAPSWHPAMKYAGPVRTALGFRTFFNLIGPLSNPFSPSHQIVGVYERSLCLPMVEILAKLGAKGALVCHSRDGLDEFSIFEPTDYAYFDGKTTKELSFDPKELHLEASELDRNTVFSSSKEGAESLFRAVLDPSRPTGGTAMVALNAGVSLFLLGETKDIPSGYQIARDALLSKKVLRFTRETLNLT; this comes from the coding sequence ATGACCGCTCTCACAAGTAAGGAAATCCTCGGCCAAGTGGTGTCTGGGCACCATTTGGTGGATACCCATGCAGAATACTTTTTAAATGAAGTGATGGATGGCAAAGTGTCAGAACCTGTCCTTGCATCCTTTCTCACTGCCATGAAAATGAAAGGGGAAACAACGGACGAATTGTACGGATTTGTTCGGGCCATGCGAAATCATGCCATCAAACCGAATACCAAGTTTGGTTTTGATTTTTTAGACACTTGTGGGACTGGTGGGGATGGAAAGGGAACACTCAATGTTTCCACTCTATCAGCACTCACTTTAGCAAGTCTTGGTCACAAAGTGGCTAAACATGGGAACCGGTCTGTATCTTCCCTATCCGGAAGTTCTGATATCCTTTCCAAACTTGGGTATCCTCTTGAACAAACCCACGAAACCTGTGAAGCAGAGTTCGTGCGCACAGGGTTTGTATTTTTGTTTGCACCTTCCTGGCATCCGGCCATGAAATATGCAGGTCCCGTTAGGACGGCACTGGGTTTTCGCACATTTTTTAATTTGATTGGACCTCTATCCAATCCCTTTTCCCCTTCACACCAAATTGTGGGAGTGTATGAACGTTCTTTGTGTTTGCCGATGGTGGAAATTTTGGCAAAATTAGGGGCAAAAGGCGCTCTCGTTTGCCATTCCAGGGATGGTCTCGATGAATTTTCCATATTTGAACCAACGGATTATGCCTATTTTGATGGAAAGACCACTAAAGAACTCAGTTTTGATCCGAAGGAGCTCCATTTGGAGGCCAGCGAATTGGATCGAAATACAGTGTTCTCTTCTTCCAAAGAAGGGGCAGAGTCACTCTTTCGTGCTGTCCTTGACCCGTCTCGGCCAACAGGTGGAACGGCAATGGTGGCGCTGAACGCCGGAGTGTCTTTATTTTTACTCGGTGAAACAAAAGACATTCCATCTGGTTACCAAATTGCGAGAGATGCATTATTATCGAAAAAAGTTCTCCGATTCACTCGTGAAACATTGAATTTAACATAA